A genome region from Panicum virgatum strain AP13 chromosome 4K, P.virgatum_v5, whole genome shotgun sequence includes the following:
- the LOC120705222 gene encoding uncharacterized protein LOC120705222, which translates to MAAKLALLLAAASLLVLAAATTTADARPLRREELPWSSSEGGDDTRHAVVVEPPPAGGIRTVVGAAAERDGRKFAMSIDMLRGIKDSGPSPGAGH; encoded by the coding sequence ATGGCAGCCAAGCTCGCCCTGCTCCTCGCCGCGGCGAGCCTGCTGGtgctcgcggcggcgacgacgaccgcGGACGCCAGGCCGCTGAGGAGAGAGGAGCTGCCGTGGTCGTCGTCGGAGGGCGGCGATGACACCCGGcacgcggtggtggtggagccgccgccggcgggcggcaTCCGGACGGTGGTCGGGGCGGCCGCGGAGCGCGACGGCCGCAAGTTCGCGATGAGCATCGACATGCTCCGCGGGATCAAGGACTCCGGCCCGAGCCCCGGCGCGGGGCACTAG